The Desulforegula conservatrix Mb1Pa genome includes a window with the following:
- a CDS encoding DUF2284 domain-containing protein, whose product MLLIEHKTSNKLISIEKYTIKINSDSLDIRKKYFDSLCQMGCINFGKKFSCPPFSPSFDEYKKNFPYLMVICLRLDLSYYKELKPHMRIKAGNSILKGMIDRILKGYKNKGFRVVGSGSCRLCKPCGAKEGVKCKKPDERIYSLESLGVDVSQLVRGCFGFDLEWYSKENKEPSYTCTVGGVLLSENKSPDAETSPLI is encoded by the coding sequence ATGCTCCTTATTGAACACAAAACGTCCAATAAGTTGATATCAATAGAGAAATATACTATAAAAATAAATTCAGATAGCCTCGATATACGAAAAAAATATTTCGATTCGCTCTGCCAAATGGGATGTATCAATTTCGGTAAAAAATTTTCCTGCCCTCCATTTTCCCCGTCCTTCGATGAATATAAAAAAAACTTTCCTTACTTAATGGTTATTTGTTTAAGACTTGATCTGTCCTACTACAAAGAGCTTAAGCCTCATATGAGGATCAAAGCAGGCAACTCCATACTCAAGGGCATGATAGACAGAATTCTTAAGGGTTATAAGAATAAAGGCTTCAGAGTTGTAGGTTCAGGATCATGCAGACTCTGCAAGCCTTGCGGGGCAAAAGAAGGGGTAAAGTGCAAAAAGCCTGACGAAAGAATTTACAGTCTTGAATCTTTAGGAGTAGACGTATCTCAATTGGTACGAGGTTGTTTCGGTTTTGACCTTGAATGGTACTCCAAGGAAAACAAAGAGCCTTCGTATACTTGCACTGTAGGCGGAGTTCTTTTATCAGAAAACAAAAGTCCTGATGCTGAAACAAGCCCTTTAATCTGA
- a CDS encoding radical SAM protein, with protein sequence MNKKFVTALVADADGNVFDLEGYAAVGWRGGIMSVLEEKDMIKTPFGSEVMFLPDRKPVLYNVLDNRIETLDENPFAPGEPIYPVAVFNSPGFVNTYTSAYEEKKDAGFLPLFPYGAVGWAGDFYVSAAFQVDDEPRQDLRLMPIEKVQKGVTNLKKKFPKNRLFKHITNCALVYGCPAAKNFFLARYEAPLPTSTTCNARCLGCISLQSGAEIRSCQNRITFVPTAQEISEIALHHIAKVKKAVVSFGQGCEGDPLFAAKVIIPAVKFIKKETDLGTVNMNTNASLPDVIEKLSEAGLDSIRVSMNSAREKCYDAYFRPVSYTFDDVKKSIDIFGGNGGFISLNYLNCPGVTDSEKEAEALMSFLSNHPVNFIQWRNLNFDPQRYYKMMKNIDDGGLPIGMDKVVAMVRAKFPHVGHGYFNPPKERFKAIAEHGEKIKM encoded by the coding sequence ATGAATAAAAAATTTGTGACCGCCCTTGTTGCTGATGCCGATGGCAATGTTTTCGATCTTGAGGGCTACGCCGCTGTCGGATGGCGGGGTGGAATCATGAGCGTGCTCGAAGAAAAGGACATGATAAAAACACCCTTTGGTAGCGAAGTCATGTTCCTGCCTGACAGGAAACCCGTCCTTTATAATGTCTTAGATAACAGAATAGAAACCCTTGATGAAAACCCTTTCGCGCCTGGCGAACCTATTTATCCGGTCGCTGTTTTCAATTCTCCCGGTTTTGTGAATACTTACACATCTGCCTATGAAGAAAAAAAAGACGCTGGATTCCTTCCTCTTTTTCCATATGGAGCGGTTGGATGGGCCGGAGATTTCTATGTTTCGGCAGCGTTTCAGGTGGATGACGAACCTCGCCAGGATCTGCGCCTCATGCCCATAGAAAAGGTTCAGAAAGGCGTCACGAATCTTAAAAAGAAATTCCCGAAAAACCGTCTCTTCAAACATATAACAAACTGCGCCCTTGTATACGGATGCCCTGCGGCAAAGAATTTTTTCCTTGCCAGATACGAGGCTCCGCTACCCACATCAACAACGTGCAATGCAAGGTGTCTCGGATGCATATCTCTCCAGTCAGGAGCGGAAATAAGAAGCTGCCAGAACCGAATCACCTTTGTCCCGACTGCCCAGGAAATATCTGAAATAGCCCTTCACCACATTGCAAAAGTCAAAAAAGCTGTGGTCAGTTTTGGGCAGGGCTGCGAGGGAGATCCTCTTTTTGCCGCCAAAGTAATAATCCCGGCCGTCAAATTCATAAAAAAGGAAACCGACTTAGGCACTGTCAACATGAATACCAACGCCAGTTTGCCCGATGTTATTGAAAAGCTTTCAGAAGCAGGACTCGACAGCATAAGGGTCAGCATGAACAGCGCCAGGGAGAAATGTTATGATGCTTATTTCAGACCTGTTTCATACACCTTCGATGATGTTAAAAAATCCATTGATATATTCGGCGGAAACGGCGGCTTCATATCCCTTAACTATCTTAACTGTCCAGGGGTGACTGATTCTGAAAAAGAGGCTGAAGCTTTAATGAGTTTTCTTTCCAATCATCCGGTCAACTTTATTCAGTGGAGAAATCTCAATTTTGATCCCCAGAGATATTATAAAATGATGAAAAATATCGATGACGGTGGGCTGCCCATAGGCATGGACAAAGTTGTTGCAATGGTGAGGGCAAAATTTCCGCATGTGGGCCACGGGTATTTCAATCCTCCGAAGGAGAGGTTCAAGGCCATAGCTGAACATGGGGAAAAAATAAAAATGTAG
- a CDS encoding vWA domain-containing protein: MRRLPIFVFCLLFAVSVFSGLSFSADLPATIEPGKPASFTVDKPGVSFSINQNIRNYTALKIDLPETGNIRLEGIYEAKWGEYKAFKKYEKNLSGLISRSWLLDDIPQIEGNIKWTLRTNGQSAPAEITVELKEMGALPEINMGEKTGGMKIKNAGGGSISLIPDANLQLKHPDYDTSPEADMTPEGDGLAWAPPGLWTVRITGSGQKGVKFVQSNLVPVSQSKITEIEWPVMEVAAADEKEISANIRIRKASADAKAGTLRVAAKNGIDVRSITKESTEIFESGRKGEVTAIKIPEEPLDVVILLDSSGSMKKDMKAVADAASKFIKNLPENANIRLIDFDTKSVPVEAKNRAELLSKLALIKPNGATALNDSIIMGLSLEPKTSRRAIVLFTDGKDANNNDTGPGSKATGDEMLAKAASSTVPVFSIGYGQTPDEVTLSRISSSTGGAYYPADEKSIDEVFGKISSILSQELEIDYARPEVKGMGDAPAISIIIDTSGSMETAPKECKECGYKMQKAKDLVRNFILGLPPEIPVQLAGFSSDVYVTQIMTTDRQALLRGVSELYSQGGTEILEASEYGFSSLENVPTSKKIMLFITDAALRVDEKRNEKFAALLGRIKDKGIFSVWTGMVDISQEKPFAEAARLSDGIHVVSPDTAAIEKAMAEITTKIKSMPASDKMPVRAVIRARNISGEAAAASDTILAKLPPAPVSDKKEEMKKLEYSFSDMPNKYTPEAATWIYGNAAPFRDVQITKHIPLNAEAENKAAKIKIQDVFLMKKMAGIQAPRGRQFAVLRLTLENILPEQDVVVKEDGTEHPSSWLKERNANAKIVKKIPPYLVPNIKNHIFINANSEGQIAPSDLTALTEKAMIVPRESSILVQSGKAVEGTLLFEISDKPIKTLSLHFYDTAYGHSDIPLIGKIEPRTTEIKDLPRKTPEKLSDAFDLSVDGFSDSEAPVNGCTQDKSAIWRMLDMSVESKVQALLDFDASSLMYLAFPTQKGLLMTRPDPVTDEIPFGFYGSTAFAPGSFNRLRQAYLVPAVLKDKPCYALIDLRDNDVIIKAGEPEKIADAPQDAIKGPGISVKVNGFFKTTDGLLAADMNLSDEKDGKATRLKHAFMLEPEGKEQSQGVRKLKQIDNKAESKGLSSFSESETTDSIHIDPKTEKLIFGLKNDTVIHDGTSRRVAVLFKMPPKDKKYELKSEIIPELVLPVSVEDKYPDSGLLLAVNDVKRPSEKSGDSKAVKDAIKDLMLKRKASGWTRPGSGKMAVINQNEGSGAEGSVKQAAPESAGTLPHPSITGFGASEWEAMLKLDASAFDAKLSAISCQISEEGPFDTAFAPEAVLTQGWGRPADIARMYELFLSRNGLKSARKTVKSDWSPDPSAELASKKKQKLYPAIESEGKVKVFPSVPELQNLAAELYKSGKAGTEAKISVIAYTDGGGDAAAKTGDAASALGGGGKKEKGKTILEEKIPLEQASLDAFDIYFPESGDGRTAVIDGIFGKTAGKDIVRKDEKCSRLEIRVEAFDRDKAKSHFILFDSKTGLSDIFITMGIYLPDLGEKASVWLADAWKKAKPEKSPDDLSSLKWYSRSVIYKFIAAQSSSDKKLSEKLGVKIERADRGRIIAMNMIKRDGKLTSSIDLVRTAPFIASGDEAAGKSFAIMSGISASSCEQAAIGGTGGVNLWKKGTPFGIISPSKIKKEGMKSLEDQGIPASVVARMKDTRNMILFPKALPKKGDKLSAFWFEVDPKTYETIFVLGSGYRGATEAVSLDSLMTLNSFAAGFLVGVSTSIWSVADFTLTGISSDQILDKAEELAGSVLESMNGIGGAPEYSIEGTHAKVSLSGIEFDDGRDASFGKFSDGYKAGVAYYFSKAKAGR, encoded by the coding sequence ATGCGCCGCCTGCCCATTTTTGTTTTTTGTCTTTTATTTGCGGTTTCTGTTTTTTCAGGTCTGTCATTTTCAGCAGATTTACCTGCCACCATAGAACCTGGCAAACCTGCAAGCTTCACAGTCGATAAACCTGGGGTCTCATTTTCCATAAATCAGAATATCAGGAATTATACGGCCCTCAAGATTGATCTCCCTGAGACAGGAAATATAAGGCTTGAAGGAATTTACGAGGCAAAATGGGGTGAATACAAAGCCTTTAAAAAATATGAAAAGAATTTGTCCGGATTGATCAGCAGATCATGGCTTCTGGATGACATTCCCCAGATTGAGGGAAACATAAAATGGACTTTAAGGACAAACGGCCAGTCAGCACCGGCTGAGATCACAGTCGAGCTCAAGGAAATGGGAGCTTTGCCTGAAATAAACATGGGCGAGAAAACCGGAGGCATGAAGATAAAAAATGCGGGAGGCGGAAGCATAAGCCTGATTCCCGACGCTAATCTTCAGTTAAAGCATCCTGATTATGACACATCACCCGAGGCAGACATGACACCTGAAGGCGACGGCCTTGCATGGGCACCTCCGGGCCTCTGGACAGTCAGAATTACGGGTAGCGGCCAGAAAGGCGTAAAATTCGTCCAGTCAAATCTCGTTCCTGTGAGCCAGAGTAAAATTACAGAAATAGAATGGCCAGTGATGGAGGTCGCGGCTGCCGATGAAAAGGAAATATCCGCTAACATAAGAATAAGAAAGGCGAGCGCAGATGCTAAAGCCGGGACTTTAAGGGTGGCTGCCAAAAACGGCATAGATGTAAGAAGCATAACAAAGGAAAGCACGGAAATATTCGAATCAGGCAGAAAAGGCGAAGTCACTGCCATAAAAATCCCCGAAGAACCGCTCGATGTGGTTATTCTCCTTGATTCATCCGGTTCCATGAAAAAAGACATGAAGGCCGTTGCAGACGCTGCTTCAAAATTCATAAAAAATCTTCCTGAAAACGCAAATATAAGACTCATAGATTTCGATACAAAATCTGTTCCTGTTGAAGCAAAAAACAGGGCCGAGCTTCTTTCTAAACTTGCCTTGATCAAGCCAAACGGCGCCACAGCCTTGAATGATTCTATCATTATGGGCCTTTCCCTCGAACCAAAAACATCGAGGAGGGCAATTGTTCTTTTCACAGACGGGAAAGACGCCAACAACAACGACACTGGCCCTGGAAGCAAGGCAACTGGCGATGAAATGCTCGCAAAGGCCGCATCTTCCACGGTTCCTGTCTTTTCCATTGGATACGGACAGACGCCGGACGAAGTAACGCTTTCAAGAATATCATCTTCGACAGGAGGCGCATATTATCCTGCTGACGAAAAATCTATTGATGAAGTCTTTGGCAAGATCAGCTCTATTCTATCCCAGGAGCTTGAAATAGATTATGCTCGTCCTGAGGTAAAAGGCATGGGAGACGCGCCTGCGATCTCAATTATAATTGATACAAGCGGATCAATGGAAACAGCGCCAAAGGAATGCAAGGAATGCGGCTACAAGATGCAGAAGGCCAAGGATCTTGTCAGAAATTTCATACTTGGCCTTCCTCCTGAAATCCCTGTCCAGCTTGCGGGTTTTTCGAGCGACGTTTATGTCACACAGATAATGACGACTGACAGACAGGCTCTTTTAAGGGGCGTGTCAGAGCTGTATTCCCAGGGCGGAACCGAAATTCTTGAAGCCTCTGAATACGGATTCTCAAGCCTTGAAAATGTTCCGACATCCAAGAAAATCATGCTTTTCATAACCGATGCAGCTCTTCGTGTTGATGAAAAAAGAAACGAAAAATTTGCCGCCCTTCTCGGAAGAATAAAGGACAAAGGCATTTTTTCTGTCTGGACAGGCATGGTGGACATAAGCCAGGAAAAGCCATTTGCCGAAGCTGCAAGGCTCTCGGATGGAATCCATGTGGTTTCCCCTGATACCGCTGCGATTGAAAAGGCAATGGCTGAAATTACAACCAAGATCAAGTCCATGCCAGCTTCGGACAAGATGCCTGTAAGGGCAGTGATAAGGGCAAGGAACATAAGCGGGGAAGCGGCCGCGGCATCGGACACCATACTTGCCAAGCTTCCGCCAGCTCCTGTTTCTGATAAAAAAGAGGAAATGAAAAAGCTGGAGTATTCTTTCTCTGACATGCCCAACAAGTACACTCCTGAGGCTGCGACATGGATTTACGGAAACGCAGCGCCTTTCAGGGATGTCCAGATAACAAAGCATATTCCGCTTAATGCAGAGGCAGAAAACAAGGCCGCAAAAATAAAGATCCAGGATGTTTTTCTCATGAAGAAGATGGCGGGCATCCAGGCTCCAAGGGGCAGGCAGTTTGCCGTGCTTAGGCTTACACTTGAAAATATTCTTCCTGAGCAGGATGTGGTCGTAAAAGAGGACGGGACAGAACATCCTTCTTCATGGCTTAAAGAACGCAACGCCAATGCAAAAATAGTCAAAAAGATACCTCCTTATCTTGTTCCGAACATCAAAAACCATATTTTCATAAATGCGAATTCAGAAGGCCAAATCGCTCCGTCCGATCTGACGGCTTTAACTGAAAAGGCAATGATCGTTCCGCGCGAGAGCAGCATATTAGTTCAATCAGGAAAAGCTGTGGAAGGAACCCTTCTTTTTGAAATAAGCGACAAGCCGATCAAAACCCTTTCCCTTCATTTTTACGATACAGCATACGGCCATTCAGACATCCCACTAATTGGAAAAATAGAGCCAAGAACCACTGAAATAAAGGATCTGCCGAGGAAAACCCCAGAAAAGCTTTCGGATGCCTTTGATCTTTCTGTTGACGGATTTTCTGATTCTGAAGCTCCTGTAAACGGCTGCACCCAGGATAAAAGCGCAATCTGGAGAATGCTTGACATGAGCGTTGAATCAAAGGTTCAGGCTCTGCTTGATTTCGACGCGTCGAGTCTCATGTATCTTGCCTTCCCGACTCAAAAAGGTCTTCTAATGACAAGGCCTGATCCTGTAACGGATGAGATCCCCTTCGGATTTTACGGATCTACGGCATTTGCACCAGGTTCGTTCAACAGGCTCAGACAGGCCTATCTTGTTCCTGCCGTTTTGAAAGATAAGCCCTGCTATGCTTTAATTGATCTTAGGGATAATGATGTAATCATAAAGGCAGGGGAACCTGAAAAGATAGCGGATGCTCCTCAGGACGCCATAAAAGGCCCTGGAATATCCGTGAAGGTGAACGGGTTTTTCAAGACGACCGATGGTCTTCTTGCCGCAGATATGAATCTTTCGGATGAAAAGGACGGCAAGGCCACAAGGCTGAAACACGCATTTATGCTCGAGCCTGAAGGAAAGGAACAATCACAGGGCGTGAGAAAACTTAAACAGATAGACAATAAGGCAGAATCCAAAGGGCTTTCGAGTTTTTCCGAGTCAGAAACCACCGACTCCATACATATTGATCCAAAAACCGAAAAACTCATTTTTGGCCTTAAAAATGACACTGTAATCCATGACGGAACATCGAGAAGGGTGGCGGTTCTTTTCAAAATGCCGCCAAAGGACAAAAAATACGAGCTTAAGTCCGAGATCATCCCAGAACTTGTTCTGCCTGTTTCGGTGGAGGACAAATATCCTGATTCAGGGCTACTGCTTGCGGTAAATGACGTGAAGCGGCCTTCTGAAAAATCAGGGGACTCAAAAGCTGTAAAAGACGCTATAAAAGATCTGATGCTAAAAAGAAAGGCTTCGGGATGGACAAGGCCAGGATCTGGAAAAATGGCGGTCATCAACCAGAATGAAGGATCAGGAGCAGAAGGATCGGTAAAACAAGCCGCGCCTGAATCAGCAGGTACTTTGCCCCATCCTTCAATAACAGGTTTTGGAGCGTCGGAATGGGAGGCAATGCTTAAACTGGACGCTTCGGCCTTTGACGCAAAGTTATCGGCCATTTCCTGTCAGATAAGCGAGGAAGGCCCCTTTGATACTGCGTTTGCTCCTGAGGCCGTTCTCACCCAGGGCTGGGGAAGACCCGCAGATATTGCGAGGATGTATGAACTTTTCTTGAGCAGAAACGGCCTGAAATCCGCAAGAAAGACCGTAAAATCTGATTGGAGTCCGGATCCATCCGCTGAACTGGCATCAAAGAAAAAACAGAAATTATATCCAGCCATAGAATCAGAAGGAAAAGTGAAGGTATTCCCATCTGTTCCTGAGCTTCAGAATCTTGCAGCAGAGCTTTATAAATCAGGAAAAGCAGGAACAGAGGCAAAAATCAGCGTGATCGCATACACCGACGGAGGAGGAGACGCGGCGGCAAAAACAGGTGACGCAGCCTCTGCCCTCGGTGGAGGAGGTAAAAAGGAAAAGGGCAAAACCATCCTTGAAGAAAAGATTCCGCTTGAGCAGGCAAGCCTTGATGCCTTTGACATCTATTTCCCTGAATCAGGTGACGGAAGAACAGCGGTGATTGACGGCATTTTCGGAAAGACCGCAGGAAAAGATATTGTAAGAAAAGACGAAAAATGCAGCAGACTTGAAATTCGTGTGGAAGCCTTTGACAGGGACAAGGCAAAATCTCATTTTATATTGTTTGATTCAAAGACAGGGCTTTCTGACATATTCATCACAATGGGAATCTATCTTCCTGATCTTGGTGAAAAGGCCTCAGTCTGGCTTGCTGATGCCTGGAAAAAGGCAAAACCTGAAAAAAGCCCTGACGATTTATCTTCTCTCAAGTGGTATTCACGGTCTGTAATCTATAAATTCATCGCGGCCCAGTCTTCATCTGACAAAAAACTTTCAGAAAAATTGGGCGTTAAAATAGAAAGGGCTGACAGGGGCAGAATAATCGCCATGAACATGATAAAAAGGGATGGAAAACTCACATCATCCATAGACCTTGTTAGAACTGCTCCATTCATTGCATCCGGCGATGAAGCAGCCGGAAAATCCTTTGCCATAATGTCCGGCATATCGGCATCATCCTGCGAGCAAGCTGCAATTGGCGGAACAGGCGGAGTCAATCTGTGGAAGAAAGGAACTCCATTTGGAATAATAAGTCCTTCAAAAATCAAAAAAGAAGGCATGAAATCCTTAGAGGATCAGGGAATCCCTGCATCAGTTGTTGCAAGGATGAAGGATACAAGAAACATGATTCTTTTCCCCAAGGCCCTGCCCAAAAAGGGCGACAAGCTTTCAGCCTTCTGGTTCGAGGTCGATCCCAAGACCTATGAAACCATATTCGTGCTCGGAAGCGGATACAGGGGAGCCACAGAGGCTGTATCGCTTGATTCCCTCATGACCTTGAATTCATTTGCGGCAGGCTTTCTCGTGGGAGTCTCCACATCCATCTGGTCTGTGGCGGATTTCACGCTTACAGGGATCTCATCAGACCAGATCCTTGATAAAGCCGAGGAACTCGCAGGCTCGGTTCTCGAATCCATGAACGGCATAGGAGGCGCGCCCGAATACTCCATTGAGGGAACCCACGCAAAGGTAAGTCTCAGCGGCATAGAATTCGACGACGGCAGGGACGCAAGCTTCGGAAAATTTAGCGATGGATACAAGGCAGGAGTCGCCTATTATTTTAGCAAGGCAAAGGCTGGAAGATAG
- a CDS encoding plasmid pRiA4b ORF-3 family protein, whose translation MAKPKEKILQLKIQLRGSKPPIWRRIFVKESTTLGSLHEIIQIAMGWTDSHLHSFIYRGEEYGTPDPEFDFGDEMKNENRYKIGSLLKKPKDKMTYTYDFGDNWEHVVTFEDIETDCKETFLPVCIAGKKACPPENCGGVDGYYGMLDELKDGANENIEEIREWLGEDFNPDFFDINEINKALKAMFT comes from the coding sequence ATGGCAAAGCCTAAAGAAAAAATACTCCAGCTCAAGATTCAGCTTAGAGGGTCAAAACCTCCAATATGGAGAAGGATTTTTGTAAAGGAGTCCACAACACTTGGAAGTCTGCATGAAATCATTCAGATAGCAATGGGTTGGACAGATTCACATCTGCATTCTTTCATATATAGAGGCGAGGAATACGGTACTCCTGATCCTGAATTTGATTTTGGAGATGAGATGAAAAATGAAAATCGTTACAAGATCGGCAGCCTTCTGAAAAAACCCAAGGACAAGATGACTTATACCTATGATTTCGGAGACAACTGGGAGCATGTGGTAACCTTTGAAGATATTGAAACCGACTGCAAGGAAACGTTTCTGCCAGTTTGTATCGCAGGGAAAAAAGCCTGTCCTCCTGAAAATTGCGGAGGCGTGGATGGCTATTACGGCATGCTCGATGAGCTTAAGGACGGAGCCAACGAAAATATTGAGGAAATCAGGGAATGGCTCGGAGAAGATTTCAATCCTGATTTTTTTGACATAAATGAGATCAACAAAGCTTTGAAAGCCATGTTCACTTAA
- a CDS encoding hemolysin family protein: MSDLTSELTIIFLLILANGFFSMSEMAIVSSRKARLQQKADDGDEGSKIALELATEPTAFLSTVQTGITLIGILTGVYGGAGIQERLSGWLKMVPWVSPYSDAAAIAAVVIAITFLTLVIGELVPKRVALSNPERIAAFVAPMMKLLAKIGRPAVRLLGFSTDILLSLLRIRHSSESPVTEEEIKLLIEQGTQGGVFQQSEQDMIARVFRLDDLIVTALMTPRPEVVWLDLDQPEEAIFNTLSESRHFCFPVSKSNLDNVAGVVYAKDLLAQSLGRMKFDITTVMQPPLFVPESMPAMIVLEKLKAARSHIAIVIDEYGGFHGLVTLNDFLEAIVGDIPLLDEEGEADIIVREDGSWLLDGRLIIDDFKDLFQLDKLPGEDVGGYQTLGGFIVTYMGCIPSSGDHFIWNGLRIEVVDMDSRRVDKVLVSLVSSASEDTKVNDKTA, translated from the coding sequence ATGAGCGATTTAACTTCTGAATTGACCATAATCTTTTTGCTTATTCTTGCAAACGGCTTTTTTTCCATGTCTGAGATGGCGATTGTCTCTTCCCGCAAAGCCCGTCTTCAGCAAAAAGCCGATGACGGTGACGAAGGCTCTAAAATAGCGCTTGAACTTGCCACAGAACCCACGGCCTTTCTGTCAACAGTCCAGACAGGAATTACGCTGATTGGAATTCTTACAGGTGTTTACGGCGGTGCCGGCATACAGGAAAGGCTGTCAGGGTGGCTGAAAATGGTTCCGTGGGTTTCACCGTACAGCGATGCAGCAGCCATTGCCGCTGTGGTTATTGCCATAACATTTCTTACCCTTGTTATCGGAGAGCTGGTACCGAAAAGGGTAGCTCTAAGCAATCCTGAAAGGATTGCCGCCTTTGTGGCACCGATGATGAAACTCCTTGCAAAAATCGGCAGACCTGCTGTCCGGCTTCTTGGTTTTTCAACAGACATTCTTTTGAGTCTGCTTCGAATCAGGCATTCTTCGGAATCTCCGGTGACAGAAGAAGAAATAAAACTTCTCATAGAGCAGGGAACCCAGGGCGGCGTTTTTCAGCAGTCTGAGCAGGACATGATAGCAAGGGTTTTCAGGCTTGATGATCTGATTGTAACTGCTTTGATGACCCCAAGGCCGGAAGTCGTGTGGCTTGATCTGGATCAGCCCGAAGAGGCGATTTTTAATACTCTTTCAGAGAGCAGACATTTTTGTTTTCCTGTGTCAAAAAGTAATCTGGATAATGTCGCAGGAGTTGTTTATGCCAAGGACCTTCTTGCCCAGAGCCTCGGGCGCATGAAGTTTGACATCACGACTGTGATGCAGCCCCCGCTTTTTGTTCCTGAAAGCATGCCGGCAATGATTGTGCTGGAAAAACTAAAGGCAGCGAGATCCCATATTGCCATAGTTATTGACGAATACGGTGGCTTCCATGGCCTTGTAACCCTTAATGATTTTCTTGAGGCCATAGTGGGTGACATTCCTCTTCTCGACGAAGAAGGAGAGGCTGACATCATCGTCAGGGAAGACGGATCGTGGCTGCTTGACGGACGTCTCATAATCGATGATTTCAAAGATCTTTTCCAGCTCGACAAGCTGCCCGGAGAAGACGTCGGCGGATATCAGACTCTTGGCGGGTTTATTGTCACTTATATGGGATGCATCCCGTCCAGCGGTGATCATTTCATATGGAACGGGCTCAGGATCGAAGTGGTTGATATGGATTCACGACGTGTTGACAAGGTACTCGTATCCCTCGTATCTTCTGCCTCTGAAGACACAAAGGTCAATGACAAAACCGCATAA